The Listeria sp. PSOL-1 genome includes a region encoding these proteins:
- a CDS encoding PTS sugar transporter subunit IIB encodes MKTIMLVCSAGMSTSLLVTKMEKAAKEKGVEAKIFAVAEAEAASHFDEIDVLLLGPQVRFLENSMKQKVEPKGIPLAVIDSTDYGMMNGENVLQKALELLK; translated from the coding sequence ATGAAAACAATTATGTTAGTTTGCTCTGCTGGAATGAGCACCAGTTTATTAGTAACAAAAATGGAGAAAGCTGCTAAAGAAAAAGGGGTAGAAGCAAAAATCTTTGCTGTAGCGGAGGCAGAAGCAGCTTCACATTTTGACGAAATCGATGTCTTGTTACTTGGACCACAAGTTCGCTTTTTAGAAAATAGCATGAAGCAAAAAGTAGAACCAAAAGGGATTCCACTTGCAGTTATTGATAGCACAGATTATGGCATGATGAACGGTGAAAACGTATTACAGAAAGCACTCGAACTTTTAAAATAA
- a CDS encoding acyl-CoA synthetase: protein MINKYEPFNLFSNFSKSAERFPDQTIQFDEPLPSFPELTLSTTYLESKKALIVKASQLQKLGIVKSNKVILYKSAQFDTYLLAVALAYIGAVPIMISPHLPVETMDILTERLGNPWLICDFATQKRSQQLQKLDTNQLIFAEKINDITIETLSSQIKLPDDMISYMTHTSGTTGVPKLIAHSANSMGWRIKWQKNILSLIRKRGLVAFHISPVHSRFNIGISSLMAKGFPLLSIANPNLKNVAFVLRKCEPFIIETHPNHFVQWTQLAKEKPEVFASVKYYHSTFDAINKETMAIFLRTSKYRKPIFLQVYGQSECGPMIMRFHTKSSLKRANARVMGVGMLGLTKARIVDQNGRVQAAGTPGNIQMLSKGRALTYFNEDQRFNENVYGKWWDSGDYGVKNRLGSLSLLDRQVDLIQTIDSTLAIEDRLLDQLTFLDEVIIIRGKEGKPQPIVSVRAGQKMDFDRWFAAISDFPHLNEPIMMDYDKIPRTATMKVQRLRLEKALTQSE, encoded by the coding sequence ATGATTAATAAATATGAACCATTCAATCTATTTTCAAATTTTTCCAAATCAGCAGAGCGTTTTCCTGATCAAACCATCCAATTTGATGAACCACTTCCTTCCTTTCCAGAACTTACACTTTCAACCACATACTTAGAAAGCAAAAAAGCGCTAATCGTAAAAGCAAGCCAATTGCAGAAATTAGGTATTGTAAAAAGCAACAAGGTCATTCTTTATAAATCAGCCCAATTTGATACTTATTTACTCGCTGTTGCCCTTGCTTATATTGGTGCTGTCCCAATCATGATTTCGCCACATCTCCCCGTGGAAACCATGGATATTTTAACCGAACGCTTAGGTAATCCGTGGTTGATTTGCGACTTTGCCACCCAAAAAAGAAGTCAGCAGCTACAAAAATTGGATACGAATCAACTTATCTTTGCTGAAAAAATTAACGATATTACCATTGAAACCCTCTCTTCACAAATAAAATTACCAGACGACATGATTTCTTATATGACACACACTTCTGGAACAACTGGTGTCCCAAAATTAATTGCACACTCCGCAAATTCCATGGGATGGCGTATTAAATGGCAAAAAAACATCTTAAGTTTAATCCGTAAGCGTGGTTTAGTCGCTTTTCATATTTCGCCAGTACATTCACGTTTCAACATTGGCATCTCCTCTCTCATGGCCAAAGGATTTCCACTTCTTTCCATTGCAAATCCTAATCTTAAAAACGTGGCATTCGTTCTACGAAAATGCGAACCTTTCATCATTGAGACACACCCAAACCATTTTGTTCAGTGGACACAACTAGCTAAGGAAAAACCTGAAGTATTCGCTAGCGTCAAGTACTATCATTCAACTTTCGATGCAATTAACAAAGAAACAATGGCCATTTTTTTACGTACTTCGAAATACCGCAAGCCCATTTTCTTACAAGTTTATGGACAAAGCGAGTGCGGGCCTATGATCATGCGTTTTCATACTAAATCAAGCTTAAAGCGAGCAAATGCACGCGTCATGGGGGTTGGCATGCTAGGTTTAACGAAAGCTCGTATTGTAGATCAAAACGGACGAGTTCAAGCTGCTGGAACGCCGGGAAATATCCAAATGCTATCAAAAGGACGAGCGCTTACTTATTTTAATGAAGACCAGCGCTTTAATGAAAACGTCTACGGAAAATGGTGGGACAGTGGTGATTACGGTGTAAAAAATCGTTTAGGCAGCTTATCTTTACTCGATCGCCAAGTAGACCTTATCCAAACGATTGATAGTACACTCGCCATTGAAGACCGATTGCTTGACCAATTAACTTTTTTAGATGAAGTGATCATTATTCGTGGCAAAGAAGGGAAACCACAGCCCATTGTTTCAGTGCGAGCAGGTCAAAAAATGGACTTTGATCGTTGGTTTGCCGCAATTTCTGACTTCCCTCATTTAAACGAACCAATCATGATGGATTACGATAAGATTCCTAGAACAGCAACAATGAAAGTACAACGGCTGCGTTTAGAAAAAGCACTTACCCAATCTGAATAA
- a CDS encoding TetR/AcrR family transcriptional regulator: MNGFKKRRQQKEEDVSQVTIYNYFESKDNLSRRVFLYYIEQATKDFEKLIYSNVSFPEKIKHLLFNEADMSTNMNPNYYESFMTEYSRDPDFAQIYNDKYIIPLLEHLFAEGASARYIDYTLNSQVLIFYMYKCELNMLKKMVLKRSYYHMPTIFSKSSFMAFLVNAN, from the coding sequence ATGAACGGCTTTAAAAAACGGCGCCAGCAAAAAGAAGAAGATGTATCACAAGTAACCATCTACAATTATTTCGAAAGCAAAGACAATCTTTCTAGACGCGTTTTTCTTTATTATATCGAGCAAGCAACAAAAGACTTTGAAAAGCTTATTTACAGTAATGTTTCCTTTCCCGAAAAAATCAAACATTTACTTTTTAATGAAGCGGATATGTCTACAAATATGAACCCAAATTATTATGAATCTTTCATGACCGAATACTCCCGTGATCCAGATTTTGCGCAAATATACAACGATAAATACATCATTCCTTTGCTAGAGCATTTGTTTGCTGAAGGAGCATCAGCCAGATATATTGACTATACATTGAATAGCCAAGTGCTGATTTTCTATATGTACAAATGTGAATTAAATATGCTCAAAAAAATGGTCCTAAAGCGGAGCTATTACCATATGCCGACGATATTCTCAAAATCTTCTTTTATGGCATTTTTGGTGAACGCCAATTAG
- a CDS encoding ABC transporter permease, with protein sequence MGKRLFSKTGELIQFNFRRNRLGLVVWLVALIAVSVLIAQAFQSAFSTSLERASMAETMKNPAMIAMVGPATGASHYTVGAMMGQQMLLFTAIVVAIMNILIVTRSTRANEEDGGLELIHSLPVGRLANLLSTMLTMLFVNILLALGTGFGLTLLGISSLDLNGSLLYGMCLGGTGFFFAAVTALFAQLCESSRGTVSFSLLILGLSYLVRAVGDVSHEMLSWFSPLGWILKVEVYVNNYWAPILLVISTAIIISLAACYLSSIRDLAAGYLPTFSGRKQATSWLLSPFGLVLRLQRTALISWFLGLVVLGASYGSVFGNLESFFKDNALVKQLLSSGSHLSFTEQFVATLMSILAIISAIPALMLVLKMKSEERKNRMEHLLTRAISRFKVMFSYLIFAILISFIMLFAAVLGFTCSDDKSNCFSYLF encoded by the coding sequence ATGGGTAAGCGACTTTTTAGTAAGACAGGGGAGCTTATTCAGTTTAATTTTCGTCGTAATCGATTAGGATTAGTCGTTTGGCTTGTAGCTTTAATTGCAGTCAGTGTCCTTATTGCTCAAGCTTTCCAAAGTGCATTTAGCACTAGTTTAGAGCGTGCTTCAATGGCCGAAACGATGAAAAATCCGGCTATGATTGCGATGGTTGGGCCCGCTACAGGTGCTAGTCATTATACGGTTGGTGCAATGATGGGCCAACAAATGCTTTTATTTACAGCAATCGTCGTCGCTATCATGAATATTTTAATTGTTACTCGTAGTACACGTGCGAATGAAGAGGATGGCGGATTAGAATTAATTCATTCACTTCCGGTAGGCCGGTTAGCTAATTTGCTTTCAACAATGCTAACGATGCTTTTTGTTAACATCTTGTTAGCTCTAGGAACTGGTTTTGGTTTAACGCTTCTTGGAATTTCTAGTTTAGATTTGAATGGTTCGCTTCTTTATGGGATGTGTTTAGGCGGAACTGGCTTTTTTTTCGCTGCTGTGACTGCTCTTTTTGCCCAGCTTTGTGAAAGTTCAAGAGGGACGGTCAGTTTTTCATTGCTTATTTTGGGGCTTAGCTATTTGGTGCGTGCTGTAGGAGACGTTAGTCATGAAATGTTGTCTTGGTTTTCGCCGCTAGGTTGGATTTTGAAAGTAGAGGTATATGTCAATAATTACTGGGCGCCGATTTTGTTGGTTATTTCGACTGCGATCATTATTAGTTTAGCGGCTTGTTATTTAAGTTCGATTCGTGATTTGGCAGCGGGCTATTTACCCACTTTTTCTGGAAGAAAGCAAGCAACAAGTTGGCTGCTTTCACCATTTGGATTGGTTCTTAGACTTCAGCGTACGGCTTTAATTTCTTGGTTTTTGGGACTGGTCGTTCTAGGCGCTTCTTATGGATCAGTTTTTGGTAATTTGGAATCGTTTTTTAAAGATAATGCTTTGGTTAAGCAATTATTATCTTCAGGCAGCCACTTAAGTTTTACAGAACAGTTTGTTGCTACATTGATGTCGATTTTGGCAATTATTTCTGCTATTCCTGCGTTAATGCTCGTTTTAAAAATGAAAAGTGAAGAGCGTAAGAATCGGATGGAACATTTATTAACAAGAGCGATATCGCGTTTTAAAGTGATGTTTAGTTATTTGATTTTTGCTATTTTAATAAGCTTTATTATGCTTTTTGCTGCTGTTTTAGGGTTCACATGCAGTGATGACAAATCCAATTGCTTTTCATATTTATTTTAA
- a CDS encoding ABC transporter ATP-binding protein produces the protein MAVLEVADIVKKFGKVTALNGVNLTLNEGEILGFIGPNGAGKSTTIRILLGIIKANQGKSKIFGQDSWKDAVEIHKRIAYVPGDVVLWPNLSGGEVIDLLMKLRGSFNRSKRDELLQRFNLDPTKKCRTYSKGNRQKIALVAAFATDAELYILDEPTSGLDPLMEKVFQDCVFEAKSAGKSILLSSHILSEVEKLCDKIAIIRQGEIIESGSLNDMRHLTRLNLRIETKQEVVGLAEMEGVYHVKHQGNELLFQVDSEKLNELIQKISHCGVVNLESTPPTLEDVFMRHYDHVEEDVRSNG, from the coding sequence ATGGCTGTGCTTGAAGTAGCAGATATCGTGAAAAAGTTTGGCAAAGTCACGGCATTAAATGGGGTTAATTTGACTTTAAACGAAGGAGAAATACTTGGTTTTATTGGCCCAAATGGTGCCGGGAAGTCCACGACAATTCGCATTTTATTAGGGATTATTAAGGCAAATCAAGGGAAAAGTAAGATTTTTGGACAAGATTCATGGAAAGATGCGGTTGAGATTCATAAACGCATCGCTTATGTGCCAGGAGATGTTGTCTTATGGCCCAATTTAAGCGGTGGTGAGGTTATCGATTTGTTGATGAAATTACGAGGGAGTTTCAATCGTTCTAAACGTGATGAGTTGTTACAACGTTTTAATCTCGATCCCACTAAAAAGTGTCGTACTTATTCTAAAGGAAACAGACAAAAAATAGCGTTAGTCGCAGCATTTGCAACAGATGCTGAACTTTATATTTTAGATGAGCCAACGTCTGGCCTTGATCCTTTAATGGAGAAAGTTTTCCAAGATTGTGTTTTTGAAGCAAAAAGTGCTGGAAAAAGCATTTTGTTATCAAGTCATATTTTATCTGAGGTGGAAAAGCTTTGCGACAAAATAGCGATTATCCGCCAAGGTGAAATTATTGAAAGTGGTTCATTAAATGATATGCGCCATTTAACAAGACTCAACCTACGAATTGAAACCAAGCAAGAAGTTGTAGGTTTAGCTGAAATGGAAGGCGTATATCATGTTAAGCATCAAGGAAATGAGCTTTTATTTCAGGTGGATTCAGAAAAGCTGAATGAACTGATTCAAAAGATAAGTCACTGTGGTGTAGTGAATTTAGAAAGTACACCCCCGACTTTAGAAGATGTTTTTATGCGCCATTATGACCACGTGGAAGAGGATGTGAGGAGCAATGGGTAA